A window from Streptomyces subrutilus encodes these proteins:
- a CDS encoding TetR/AcrR family transcriptional regulator: MTVEPDRPVPYREPRQARSAATLARVLRAAEEIASTDGLDEMTITGVAARAGVSVGTIYRRFEDKEQLITALSERMLERREEYVAERLRAAEPSLSGVMDAYAHALLQSFADSSSLFPELLRARGTGSLDRGARTITEIHRLLLEAAAPYTGQIRRSDPETALDTAARAVLGACFHNSVRPDPATGEEARLRYADELGAMAIAYLGTPDRPRTA; encoded by the coding sequence ATGACCGTGGAGCCAGACCGCCCCGTGCCCTACCGGGAGCCCAGGCAGGCGCGCAGCGCCGCGACACTGGCCCGCGTGCTGCGGGCGGCCGAGGAGATCGCCTCCACGGACGGCCTGGACGAGATGACCATCACGGGCGTCGCCGCACGCGCCGGCGTCTCGGTCGGCACGATCTACCGCCGCTTCGAGGACAAGGAGCAGCTGATCACCGCGCTGTCCGAACGGATGCTCGAACGGCGCGAGGAGTACGTCGCCGAGCGGCTGCGCGCGGCCGAGCCGTCGCTCTCCGGCGTGATGGACGCCTACGCGCACGCCCTGCTGCAGTCCTTCGCCGACAGCAGCAGCCTCTTCCCCGAGCTGCTGCGCGCGCGGGGAACCGGGTCACTGGACCGCGGGGCCCGCACCATCACCGAAATCCACCGGCTCCTGCTCGAAGCCGCGGCCCCCTACACCGGCCAGATCCGGCGCTCCGACCCGGAGACCGCGCTGGACACCGCGGCCCGCGCCGTCCTCGGCGCCTGCTTCCACAACTCCGTGCGCCCCGACCCCGCCACCGGCGAGGAGGCCAGGCTCCGCTACGCGGACGAACTCGGCGCCATGGCGATCGCCTACCTCGGCACGCCCGACCGCCCCCGCACCGCGTAG
- a CDS encoding TOBE domain-containing protein, whose protein sequence is MESYTIGQAARLLGVSADTARRWADADRFPTRREGNRRIIDGPDLAAFCVEAAQEGAEGEEAPYTSVRNAFPGIVTGIRLGDVSAQVEVQAGPHRVVSLLTREAVEELGLEVGMRATARVKSTSVHIDRG, encoded by the coding sequence ATGGAGTCCTACACGATCGGCCAGGCGGCCCGGCTGCTGGGCGTCAGCGCCGATACGGCCCGCCGCTGGGCGGACGCCGACCGCTTCCCCACCCGGCGGGAGGGGAACCGCCGCATCATCGACGGCCCCGACCTGGCGGCGTTCTGCGTCGAGGCCGCGCAGGAGGGGGCCGAGGGCGAGGAGGCCCCGTACACCTCGGTCCGCAACGCCTTCCCCGGCATCGTGACCGGGATCCGGCTCGGCGACGTGTCCGCCCAGGTCGAGGTCCAGGCCGGACCGCACCGCGTGGTGTCGCTGCTGACCCGGGAGGCGGTCGAGGAGCTGGGCCTGGAGGTGGGCATGCGGGCCACGGCCCGGGTGAAGTCCACCAGCGTGCACATCGACCGGGGCTGA
- a CDS encoding RNA ligase: MSQDRLTLHDLMPAHELAASIDAGHVTRKAHPELPLSIYTYTRTAQYERVWNTVTTRCRGLVADDGTGTIVALPLPKFFNVGEHESGQPYAPALPDEPFEVYDKVDGSLAVVFHYAGRWLVASKASFTSVQATWAQRRLDGRDTSALVPGVTYLAEILYPQNRIVVDYGDRRDLVLLAAFRTDGTEVPLAEAAPHWQGVGSVVTVWPAMPLDELVALADSNTLPDGAGATGTQAEGFVLRFSSGVRAKAKLSEYVRLHRMLTSVTERDVWRAHGVQRFASVPAKLLAQGLNCTVEEIEAGGSKPLDALLDEVPDEFDAWVREVVARLEDEAARHERAVDEAYAGLAHLGADRAAFARAVQALPERGLRAAMFLRLDGRRTDLIGWRSVRPEPSDPFATDEETAPAPAPAAAPPPGTAPVRPAAAGARAVPVPARTVPGGAAAERPAAVPAARPGTVPEEPPLPVVHVMTGLPASGKTTAARALQAEAGGRMRRVNLDDLRSMLDLPDPGRGRGHAHEQTVLAVQDAAVRAAVDGGFDVVVDNTHLTKHIPKRLKAAVGGLATFVVHDFTDVPLEECLRRDAARERQVGEEIIRILADKHRKARKGGWRLTAEWMNGGSDGSAPPPVTGYVPDPALPAAVMCDIDGTLALTGDRGPYDFSRCGLDLLNEPVKRALDAFRRADGDTVVLLSGRSEEHRPQTEAWLRRYAVPYDELWMRAAGDTRRDDVVKAELFDAHVRHRYAVRVSLDDRDRVVALWRRMGLPTWQVNYGDF, from the coding sequence ATGAGCCAGGACCGCCTGACTCTGCACGACCTGATGCCCGCCCACGAGCTCGCCGCGTCGATCGACGCCGGGCACGTGACCCGCAAGGCGCACCCCGAACTGCCGCTGTCCATCTACACGTACACGCGGACGGCCCAGTACGAGCGCGTCTGGAACACGGTCACCACGCGCTGCCGCGGCCTCGTCGCCGACGACGGCACCGGCACGATCGTCGCGCTCCCGCTGCCCAAGTTCTTCAACGTCGGCGAGCACGAGTCCGGACAGCCGTACGCACCCGCCCTGCCGGACGAGCCGTTCGAGGTCTACGACAAGGTCGACGGCAGCCTCGCCGTGGTCTTCCACTACGCGGGCCGCTGGCTGGTGGCCTCCAAGGCCTCCTTCACCAGCGTCCAGGCCACCTGGGCCCAGCGCCGCCTCGACGGCCGAGACACCTCGGCGCTCGTCCCCGGCGTGACCTACCTGGCCGAGATCCTCTACCCGCAGAACCGCATCGTCGTCGACTACGGCGACCGCCGCGACCTCGTCCTCCTCGCCGCCTTCCGCACCGACGGCACCGAGGTCCCGCTCGCCGAGGCCGCACCCCACTGGCAGGGGGTCGGCTCCGTCGTCACGGTGTGGCCCGCCATGCCCCTCGACGAACTCGTCGCGCTCGCCGACTCCAACACCCTCCCCGACGGAGCCGGCGCCACCGGCACCCAGGCCGAGGGCTTCGTGCTGCGCTTCTCCTCCGGCGTGCGCGCGAAGGCCAAACTGTCCGAGTACGTACGGCTGCACCGCATGCTGACCAGCGTCACCGAACGGGACGTCTGGCGCGCCCACGGCGTCCAGCGGTTCGCCTCGGTGCCCGCCAAGCTGCTCGCCCAGGGACTCAACTGCACCGTCGAGGAGATCGAGGCCGGCGGCAGCAAGCCGCTCGACGCACTGCTCGACGAGGTCCCCGACGAGTTCGACGCCTGGGTGCGCGAGGTCGTCGCCCGACTGGAGGACGAGGCCGCACGCCACGAACGCGCGGTGGACGAGGCGTACGCGGGGCTCGCGCACCTCGGCGCGGACCGGGCCGCCTTCGCGCGGGCCGTGCAGGCGCTGCCCGAGCGCGGACTGCGCGCCGCGATGTTCCTGCGCCTCGACGGCCGCCGCACCGACCTCATCGGCTGGCGCTCGGTGCGGCCCGAGCCCTCCGACCCGTTCGCCACGGACGAGGAGACCGCGCCCGCGCCGGCACCCGCTGCCGCGCCGCCGCCCGGCACGGCGCCCGTACGGCCGGCCGCGGCCGGTGCCCGGGCCGTCCCGGTGCCCGCGCGCACCGTACCCGGCGGCGCCGCGGCCGAGAGGCCCGCCGCCGTACCGGCCGCCCGGCCCGGAACCGTCCCCGAGGAGCCGCCGCTGCCCGTCGTGCACGTCATGACGGGCCTGCCCGCCTCCGGCAAGACCACCGCGGCCCGCGCCCTGCAGGCCGAGGCCGGCGGCCGGATGCGCCGCGTCAACCTCGACGACCTGCGGAGCATGCTCGACCTGCCGGATCCCGGGCGCGGTCGCGGCCACGCGCACGAACAGACGGTCCTGGCCGTCCAGGACGCGGCCGTACGCGCCGCCGTCGACGGGGGTTTCGACGTGGTCGTCGACAACACCCACCTGACCAAGCACATCCCCAAGCGGCTCAAAGCGGCGGTCGGCGGCCTCGCCACGTTCGTCGTGCACGACTTCACCGACGTCCCGCTGGAGGAATGCCTGCGCCGCGACGCCGCCCGGGAGCGGCAGGTCGGCGAGGAGATCATCCGCATCCTGGCCGACAAGCACCGCAAGGCCCGCAAGGGCGGCTGGCGGCTCACGGCGGAGTGGATGAACGGCGGATCCGACGGCTCCGCGCCGCCGCCCGTGACCGGGTACGTCCCCGACCCGGCGCTGCCGGCCGCGGTGATGTGCGACATCGACGGCACGCTCGCGCTGACCGGCGACCGCGGACCGTACGACTTCTCGCGCTGCGGACTCGACCTGCTCAACGAGCCGGTCAAGCGCGCCCTGGACGCCTTCCGGCGCGCCGACGGCGACACCGTCGTGCTGCTCTCCGGACGCAGCGAGGAGCACCGGCCGCAGACCGAGGCCTGGCTGCGCCGGTACGCGGTGCCGTACGACGAACTGTGGATGCGCGCGGCCGGGGACACCCGGCGCGACGACGTGGTCAAGGCCGAGCTGTTCGACGCGCACGTACGCCACCGGTACGCGGTGCGGGTCTCGCTCGACGACCGGGACCGGGTGGTGGCGCTCTGGCGGCGGATGGGCCTGCCCACCTGGCAGGTCAACTACGGGGACTTCTAG
- a CDS encoding VOC family protein — protein sequence MAYTFQVTIDCADPHPLADWWADALGWEVEPSDEAFIRGLIAAGHATDADTTTHRGTLVWTVGTGIRHPEGPERAPRILFLRVPEPKTVKNRVHLDVRVGEEDIATVVERLVAKGATFLHEGRQGPSVWTTIADPEGNELCISHG from the coding sequence ATGGCCTATACGTTTCAGGTGACCATCGACTGCGCCGACCCGCACCCGCTCGCCGACTGGTGGGCCGACGCCCTGGGCTGGGAGGTCGAGCCGAGCGACGAGGCGTTCATCCGCGGCCTCATCGCCGCCGGCCACGCGACCGACGCCGACACCACCACCCACCGCGGCACCCTGGTCTGGACGGTGGGCACGGGCATCCGCCACCCCGAAGGACCGGAGCGGGCGCCCCGCATCCTCTTCCTGCGCGTCCCGGAGCCGAAGACCGTCAAGAACCGGGTCCACCTCGACGTGCGCGTCGGTGAGGAGGACATCGCGACCGTGGTCGAGCGGCTGGTGGCGAAGGGCGCCACCTTCCTGCACGAGGGCCGCCAGGGTCCCTCCGTCTGGACCACCATCGCCGACCCCGAGGGCAACGAGCTCTGCATCAGCCACGGCTAG
- a CDS encoding YoaK family protein — protein sequence MTSGAGARRGVLRRSAALLFPPGPPGAGGPGAAGRAGPGGPHGVLPPLLVLLTFVSGLVDAVSYLGLDHAFVANMTGNVVLLGFAVAGDRSLSVPATLLSLGAFVAGALAAGRLLPGRRARRVFGPLVGVQAALVGCALVLTAGGAGRLAVIALLAVGMGLQNAVVHRLGVPDLTTTVVTRTLTGLAADPWGAASVRRLVSVAALACGALCGGLLMLRHGSRWALLAAVVLLAWVAVLGWWKRTELSAPAGGGGRGGS from the coding sequence ATGACGTCAGGGGCCGGTGCCAGGCGCGGCGTGCTGCGGCGGTCGGCCGCCCTGCTGTTCCCGCCCGGGCCTCCGGGCGCGGGCGGGCCGGGTGCGGCGGGGCGGGCGGGCCCGGGCGGCCCCCACGGGGTGCTGCCGCCGCTGCTGGTGCTGCTCACCTTCGTGAGCGGGCTGGTCGACGCCGTCAGCTACCTCGGCCTGGACCACGCCTTCGTCGCCAACATGACGGGCAACGTGGTCCTCCTCGGCTTCGCGGTCGCCGGGGACCGCTCGCTGTCCGTGCCGGCCACCCTGCTGTCGCTCGGTGCGTTCGTGGCCGGGGCCCTGGCCGCCGGCCGGCTGCTGCCCGGCCGCAGGGCGCGGCGGGTCTTCGGCCCGCTGGTGGGGGTGCAGGCGGCCCTGGTGGGCTGCGCCCTCGTGCTGACGGCGGGCGGGGCCGGGCGGCTCGCGGTCATCGCGCTGCTGGCGGTGGGGATGGGGCTGCAGAACGCCGTCGTCCACCGGTTGGGCGTGCCCGACCTGACGACCACGGTGGTGACGCGGACCCTGACGGGGCTGGCCGCCGATCCGTGGGGAGCGGCGTCCGTACGGCGTCTGGTGTCGGTCGCGGCGCTGGCGTGCGGGGCGCTGTGCGGGGGGCTGCTGATGCTGCGCCACGGGTCCCGGTGGGCGCTGCTGGCGGCGGTGGTCCTGCTGGCGTGGGTGGCGGTACTGGGCTGGTGGAAGCGTACGGAGCTCAGCGCGCCGGCGGGGGGCGGCGGGCGCGGCGGGAGCTGA
- a CDS encoding cation transporter, with amino-acid sequence MSSCCAPDGGCGTGAGASTTVTAVVDGTATVYRVSGMTCGHCETAISTSVGALDGVLGVDVDVAGGLVTVTAAGAPDDSAVAAAVGDAGYELTGRA; translated from the coding sequence ATGTCTTCCTGCTGTGCTCCCGACGGCGGCTGCGGCACCGGCGCCGGAGCGTCCACCACCGTCACCGCGGTCGTCGACGGCACCGCCACGGTCTACCGCGTGTCCGGCATGACCTGCGGCCACTGCGAGACCGCCATCAGCACGTCGGTCGGGGCCCTGGACGGGGTCCTCGGCGTGGACGTGGACGTGGCGGGCGGACTGGTCACCGTCACCGCGGCCGGCGCGCCCGACGACTCCGCCGTCGCGGCGGCGGTCGGCGACGCCGGATACGAACTGACCGGCCGCGCCTGA